The DNA segment TGACGGTTCGACCGTTTCGAACGGCTCCCCCGGTGGTCCGACCGTTTCGAACGGTTAGATACACACCCCCGACGCGCGAGCGTACTGGGGGCCGCGAACCGAGAGCGGGTCGCGAACGTGACCTCGACGACGCTACGCGGTTTCCAGTCCCTCGAGGCGCTCGGCGAACACCGTTTCGAGCAGCGGGCTGGTGACGTACGTCTCGACGAACGCCGCGAGGACGAGCAGGAACCAGGCGAAGACGACGAGTGCGGCGGTCCGGCGGAGGTACGCCCGGGTGACGAACGCCTCGCGGCGACCGGTGATGCGTGCGACCAGCCGATGGACGATACGGAAGCCGACGCCGGCGGCGACGAACAGCGCCGTCAGTTCGAAGATACCGTGTGGAAGGAGCCCGACGAGGATGTAATCGACCCCGACGAGGCCGCCGGTGAACCAGACGACGTTGCCGACCAGCAGGCCGTTGAACCCGATGACGTACGCCGACAGGAGCCCCAGCGAGACGGCACCCGCGATGGAGACGAGAAACGGGATCGTGTTGTTCTGGACGAACCACCAGGCGGTGAGGTCACTCTCCTCGATTCCGGCGAAGGGGTCCTGTCCGGTGACTTCGGTGATGAGCTGCAGGAGGTTCACGCCCGTTGCGCCCAGAGCGAGCCCGCCGGCGACGCCGAGGAAGAAGAGCCCGGCTGCCCCGCCGGTGTACCGTCGGTGCTCGGCCCAGCCGTTGGCCAGCGCCTGGAGGGCACCGGGCGCTCGACGGGGGCCGAGGACGGCGACCCCGACGAACGCGCATCCGAGTACGGCCGCGCCGATCGCTTCACCGATCGGACCCTGAACGCCGGTGGCGAGCGCGACCAGCAGCGTGGCGACGCCGAGGAGACCACAAAGGATCGCCCAGCGTCGGACCGTCTCGGGATCGGCATCGTCCGTCGTGGTCGGCTCGGATTCGCCCGTCGTGGTTCGATCGGATTCGCCCGTCGTGGTTCGATCGGATTCGGCTGTCGCAGGGTTCGGTTCGTTCGCTGGTGGTTCCGACGTGGGATCGCGTGTCGCAGTACTCCCCGACGCCTCGTCCGATCCCGACCGATCGTTCATACGCGCCTCGAGGGTCCTGGCCGCGGTAAATCTTCCCATGTTGTCATCTGCGGTCGCGTCGGTGCCACGCGACGGCCCAGGCAGGACGCCCGGCCGCTCTCCCGCCCGACGGCGTCCGATGATCCGTTATCGCCGTCGGTCCAGGACCGACACGCTAAGGCGCCCGTGGGCGAAACGACGGGGTATGTCTACGCTCGCACTCACCGGCGGCCGGGTCCTCCGACCGGACCTGACCGTCGACCGCGCGGACGTCCT comes from the Halovivax cerinus genome and includes:
- a CDS encoding stage II sporulation protein M; this translates as MNDRSGSDEASGSTATRDPTSEPPANEPNPATAESDRTTTGESDRTTTGESEPTTTDDADPETVRRWAILCGLLGVATLLVALATGVQGPIGEAIGAAVLGCAFVGVAVLGPRRAPGALQALANGWAEHRRYTGGAAGLFFLGVAGGLALGATGVNLLQLITEVTGQDPFAGIEESDLTAWWFVQNNTIPFLVSIAGAVSLGLLSAYVIGFNGLLVGNVVWFTGGLVGVDYILVGLLPHGIFELTALFVAAGVGFRIVHRLVARITGRREAFVTRAYLRRTAALVVFAWFLLVLAAFVETYVTSPLLETVFAERLEGLETA